A window of the Aspergillus flavus chromosome 6, complete sequence genome harbors these coding sequences:
- a CDS encoding putative transmembrane protein (TMEM1 family protein) yields MDPSPQAGSSSVTVEYTDPSGLFPLVQPVLANKLPLKNLHWKSPTRPVRSIESLRIGFVPAQNEANERKSSGDSAVPHRRHQIPGLRQTPYLKIFLLRCDDNDTYKSTSRKALREWIKSHASMSQSTTSQEKHDACEWLILHVVQDGDGAEKAIPSSKWGRATTTVLEKVKADFNGTSKSAVDRVAQLRLPKQGTTQKPPDLADQLEDLIEKIKNGILASFDLRVAQYEEDIKEKDSQRSLPGWNFCTFFILKEGLARGFENVGLFDDALLGYDELSIGLDTAIDEQLEGSGEPHGSTFLMHTEDWQKKAKAALESPAAPKDEEDEEPTPIPELDVNDFPIDSNKKAYREMILGSNISIFDFRIYIFSRQLTLLLRAAKAPSLLNKEPDAGQTRANTIKKPENLMLLSEICERATEFISFSARNLRCDLESGLADVDNAGKAEVINNLVSSWAYAAASQILSQTSTPTLTLPESSLHAITSPADTARDFRPELPRRSSSLVSPPKTRPGRSNTDILSPDALSSVHSGLGQGIAKLALAPAPKTGSEQLASARGELLLMARRVMEEIAGRCGWREKWDDLGLLFDSESAGNSDMTEVSLDDGISQSAEKPQTTHYLSGIELPRLKAALRSRKSFRSHFEELTDDMYRHHITANRTYSAQMALADMALVRFRQSDYGAAASYFHQITPFYGSKQWTILEGVMLEMYARCLKELQRSEEYVRMSLRLLAKFASHKQSCLSTRQKTLDASSIFAEEELVSQYVEELFEASDALQKEVTAPLTDFFADLHVKPAIIHYKDKDGFQLQLSLRFLLGKRIEVDSMKIRLVGTEGSQSNEHWLELSSKTTIKSSSTKILVDSSMTLQGKYYVDRVEMRAGSILFTSGSGNHSVLPIGFREAVDAEEDSRPYIYCYPPPKGLQAKIVSPHLVNLEEMRTLELELGSGWNDIKSATLRVRPATAGLRLRIAEAEVVEGDIKISANSETGYIEFSQLGPNSFVRFRIPYTTEEHHPTLSARAEVGYETTNGRFSYSSLHSIVSGLPISVNVQDTFKDQVLFSRFTVSPAMMIPLRILKCSIPSSDVYQVQSNIGDSVAMNVFPKQPASLLYKIQQREEAVMSPGSRRSLRLSVDFTCVDDECLNAVERTFKESIAASEYQQYSTLLTSHIVDTFRTQLSTSDMEVIGLVREVETLPYSSVKWEMLLSALKEPLDGLKTWLQEWHRNHPIIGLPEQPSIPRRHIIIPVDIPEIQVVHTAELRLCNLADQPPHAAVGQMIAAELSLRHTRRWCSPENRENAGGPLEFSYEIHANPELWLVGGRRRGNFTADEGETKTFAVMLLPQKAGHLLLPGLEIKTFVPVSSTPPPKPPAPATGPAGAAPVLQRRQIACEVDYRNHGETVLVLPDLRSTTVSLSLSGGNHGAAWLIDSERRVLA; encoded by the exons ATGGATCCCTCACCACAGGCGGGCTCAAGCAGTGTCACCG TCGAATATACCGACCCCTCCGGCTTGTTCCCTCTCGTCCAACCTGTTCTTGCGAACAAACTACCCCTGAAGAACCTCCACTGGAAGTCGCCCACCCGCCCCGTTCGATCCATCGAGTCCCTCCGCATCGGCTTTGTCCCTGCCCAGAATGAGGCCAACGAGCGCAAATCCTCCGGCGATAGCGCAGTGCCGCATCGACGTCACCAAATCCCCGGCCTCCGTCAGACTCCCTATTTAAAGATCTTCCTCTTACGCTGCGATGATAATGATACCTACAAGTCGACTTCCAGGAAGGCATTGCGCGAATGGATCAAGTCTCATGCCTCGATGTCGCAGTCCACCACAAGCCAGGAGAAACATGACGCATGTGAATGGTTGATTTTACATGTTGTGCAAGACGGAGATGGCGCGGAAAAGGCTATACCATCGTCCAAGTGGGGTCGCGCCACTACGACggtcctggagaaggtcaaggctgATTTCAATGGCACCTCGAAGTCTGCCGTGGACCGGGTAGCTCAGTTGCGTCTACCTAAGCAGGGAACCACGCAGAAACCACCTGATTTGGCTGACCAGCTGGAGGACTTGatcgagaagatcaagaatggCATTCTCGCATCTTTCGATCTTCGCGTGGCACAATACGAAGAGGatatcaaggagaaagattCCCAGAGAAGTCTGCCCGGATGGAACTTTTGCACTTTTTTTATCTTGAAGGAGGGTCTTGCGCGAGGTTTCGAAAATGTAGGGTTGTTTGACGATGCGCTCCTGGGATACGATGAACTTTCTATCGGACTGGATACTGCGATTGATGAACAACTTGAGGGCAGCGGCGAGCCTCACGGTAGTACCTTTTTGATGCACACCGAGGATTGGCAGAAGAAGGCTAAGGCGGCCTTGGAATCCCCAGCAGCTCcgaaggacgaggaagatgaagagccAACCCCGATTCCCGAGCTCGACGTGAACGATTTCCCCATCGACTCGAACAAGAAGGCCTACCGGGAGATGATCCTAGGAAGCAATATCTCTATTTTCGATTTCCGTATCTACATTTTCTCGCGACAACTAACTTTACTCCTCAGGGCGGCGAAGGCTCCCTCGCTACTCAATAAGGAGCCCGATGCCGGTCAAACACGAGCCAATACGATTAAGAAGCCCGAAAACTTGATGCTTCTTTCAGAGATTTGCGAAAGAGCGACGGAGTTCATTAGCTTTTCTGCACGCAACCTCAGATGCGATCTAGAATCGGGGCTTGCCGATGTAGACAATGCCGGAAAAGCGGAGGTTATCAATAATCTGGTGTCATCTTGGGCATACGCTGCTGCATCGCAGATTTTATCACAAACATCCACGCCGACGCTCACTCTCCCAGAGTCATCTTTGCATGCTATCACTTCCCCAGCAGACACTGCTCGAGATTTCAGACCAGAGTTACCCCGGCGCAGCAGTTCACTGGTCAGCCCACCCAAGACCCGTCCCGGTCGCTCCAATACGGATATTCTATCCCCAGATGCACTGTCTTCTGTTCATTCTGGACTAGGCCAAGGGATAGCAAAACTCGCGCTCGCTCCGGCTCCGAAGACCGGGTCTGAACAGTTAGCTTCCGCCAGAGGGGAGTTACTGCTCATGGCTCGCCGAGTGATGGAAGAGATTGCTGGGCGTTGTGGATGGAGGGAGAAGTGGGATGATCTCGGCTTACTCTTTGATAGTGAAAGTGCTGGCAATAGTGATATGACGGAAGTCTCTCTAGATGACGGGATATCGCAGTCAGCAGAAAAGCCTCAAACGACCCATTATCTTTCGGGGATCGAACTGCCCCGGTTGAAGGCTGCTCTTCGCTCAAGAAAGTCCTTCCGCTCTCACTTCGAAGAGCTAACGGATGATATGTATCGCCACCACATCACGGCAAACCGTACGTATTCCGCACAAATGGCCCTTGCGGACATGGCCCTCGTGAGGTTCCGGCAGAGCGACTACGGTGCAGCAGCCTCCTATTTTCACCAAATTACTCCTTTTTACGGCAGCAAACAGTGGACTATCCTGGAGGGTGTGATGCTAGAGATGTACGCGCGATGCTTGAAGGAATTGCAACGAAGTGAGGAGTATGTTCGGATGTCCCTTCGACTCCTTGCGAAGTTCGCCTCCCATAAGCAGTCGTGTCTGTCGACGCGGCAGAAGACCCTTGATGCGTCGTCAATATTTGCAGAAGAGGAATTAGTCTCACAATATGTTGAGGAGTTGTTCGAGGCCTCCGATGCGCTACAGAAAGAGGTTACGGCCCCTTTGACTGATTTCTTCGCGGATTTGCATGTTAAACCTGCTATTATCCATTATAAAGATAAGGACGGATTTCAGCTACAGCTTTCATTACGATTCCTCCTAGGGAAGCGAATTGAGGTTGACTCGATGAAAATCCGGCTTGTCGGGACCGAAGGCAGTCAAAGCAATGAACATTGGCTGGAGTTATCCTCTAAGACAACTATCAAGTCATCGTCGACGAAGATCCTGGTCGATTCTTCA ATGACACTGCAAGGGAAATACTACGTTGACCGGGTTGAAATGCGAGCCGGTAGCATCCTTTTCACATCCGGGAGTGGGAATCATTCAGTCCTCCCCATAGGATTCAGAGAAGCAGTagacgccgaagaagatagtCGACCGTATATCTACTGCTACCCCCCACCCAAGGGACTTCAAGCGAAAATCGTGTCGCCTCATCTTGTGAATCTTGAAGAAATGCGGACGCTTGAACTAGAACTCGGTAGTGGGTGGAATGACATCAAGAGCGCTACTCTTCGAGTGAGGCCCGCCACTGCAGGGCTCCGCCTGCGGATCGCTGAAGCCGAAGTAGTGGAAGGCGACATCAAGATTAGTGCCAACAGCGAAACAGGGTATATCGAGTTCTCTCAATTAGGACCTAACTCTTTCGTCCGGTTCAGGATTCCGTACACGACGGAGGAGCATCACCCGACGCTCTCCGCACGTGCAGAGGTCGGATATGAGACGACAAACGGACGGTTCTCGTACTCCTCTCTACACAGCATCGTGTCAGGCTTACCCATCAGTGTCAACGTTCAGGATACCTTCAAGGACCAGGTACTGTTTTCCCGATTCACGGTCAGCCCGGCTATGATGATCCCTCTCCGCATCCTCAAATGCAGCATACCGAGTTCGGATGTCTATCAAGTCCAGTCTAATATCGGTGACTCGGTCGCGATGAACGTCTTTCCCAAACAGCCCGCGTCCTTACTCTACAAGATACAACAGCGGGAGGAAGCTGTAATGTCACCTGGTTCGAGACGCTCACTGCGTCTCAGCGTTGATTTTACCTGCGTGGACGACGAATGTTTGAACGCGGTTGAGAGAACCTTTAAAGAAAGCATCGCAGCCAGTGAATACCAGCAATACAGTACCCTCCTAACATCGCACATTGTCGACACGTTTCGCACCCAGCTGTCAACTTCTGACATGGAAGTCATCGGTCTCGTCCGAGAGGTGGAAACACTACCCTATTCCAGTGTCAAGTGGGAAATGCTTCTAAGTGCGCTGAAGGAACCACTAGACGGATTGAAAACATGGCTCCAGGAGTGGCACCGA AATCACCCTATCATCGGCCTTCCAGAACAGCCATCAATCCCCCGCCGAcacatcatcatccccgTAGATATTCCCGAGATTCAGGTGGTGCATACTGCCGAGCTGCGACTCTGCAATCTCGCCGACCAACCCCCACACGCCGCGGTCGGGCAGATGATCGCAGCCGAGCTCAGCCTACGTCATACGCGCAGATGGTGTTCGCCCGAAAATCGCGAGAATGCGGGAGGCCCGCTCGAGTTCTCGTACGAAATCCACGCGAACCCAGAGCTCTGGCTCGTCGGCGGTCGTCGACGAGGTAACTTCACCGCGGACGAAGGGGAGACCAAGACCTTTGCTGTGATGCTTCTTCCGCAGAAGGCGggacatctccttctcccaggACTCGAAATCAAGACTTTCGTGCCCGTATCGTCGACCCCACCGCCGAAGCCACCTGCGCCTGCCACTGGCCCCGCAGGAGCAGCGCCGGTTTTGCAGAGACGACAGATTGCATGTGAGGTCGACTACCGCAATCACGGGGAGACCGTCTTGGTATTGCCGGATCTACGAAGCACGACGGTCAGTCTCAGCCTGTCGGGAGGAAACCATGGCGCGGCGTGGTTGATCGATTCGGAACGAAGGGTTCTTGCATGA
- a CDS encoding uncharacterized protein (expressed protein) gives MSNILQSMYVHTLKRPPEAKKKKRKRKQLKKTPHPKQTAKKQKAKRKKEKSKYRNTKPIQWFIQWPATRFFPQDVLAPPTILSRAPLDPTSTKIGVSPNRTSEDPYSLGWFTSHSDFVSFFFFCFLFFFVLCDFGVGFFVLFCLVIFFLLLFPF, from the coding sequence ATGTCAAACATACTCCagagtatgtatgtacataccctAAAGCGGCCACCtgaggcaaaaaaaaaaaaaagaaaaagaaaacaactgAAAAAAACACCCCACCCCAAACAAACTgcaaaaaagcaaaaagcaaaaagaaaaaaggaaaaatcaaaataCCGCAACACCAAACCCATCCAGTGGTTCATCCAGTGGCCAGCGACTAGATTTTTCCCTCAAGATGTTCTAGCGCCGCCGACAATCCTTTCAAGAGCCCCACTCGATCCAACCTCAACAAAAATTGGTGTCTCCCCCAACAGAACAAGTGAAGATCCTTACAGTTTAGGTTGGTTTACTAGCCACAGTGATTTTgtatcctttttttttttttgttttttgttctttttcgtcCTTTGTGATTTTGGGGTTGGGTTTTTTGTATTGTTTTgtttagttattttttttcttcttctctttcctttttaa